The following proteins are co-located in the Acropora palmata chromosome 11, jaAcrPala1.3, whole genome shotgun sequence genome:
- the LOC141896543 gene encoding glutathionyl-hydroquinone reductase YqjG-like: protein MTDKLPDWSSDISRKGEFVRTQSVFRKWVTADGSSEFAAEPDRYHLYVSLACPWAHRTLITRKLKGLENAISYTVVDWFLGAEGWTFTDSKPKCTLDKLNGCQTLREVYRIAVPEYPGKVTVPVLWDKKKKTIVNNESSEIIRMFNKEFNEFCATEEQKKLDLYPAELQEKIEELNGWIYPNINNGVYRAGFATSQEAYDVAVRDVFSALDKVEGILSKSRYLTGDTITEADVRLFTTLVRFDMVYVGHFKCNKKRIIDYPNIWGYLRDLYQTSGIGETVDAEHIQKHYQQSHLKINPYGIVAVGPDLDFNEPHGRE, encoded by the exons ATGACTGACAAATTACCCGACTGGTCAAGTGATATCTCCAGGAAAGGAGAATTCGTTCGCACACAGTCCGTATTTCGCAAGTGGGTGACAGCGGACGGATCAAGTGAATTTGCTGCAGAACCTGATCGTTACCATCTTTATGTTTCCCTAGCTTGTCCGTGGGCACATCGAACCCTGATAACACGCAAACTGAAAGGCCTTGAAAATGCAATCTCATACACTGTTGTGGATTGGTTCTTGGGCGCTGAAGGATGGACATTCACGGACAGCAAGCCGAAATGTACCCTAGACAAACTGAATGGTTGCCAAACCCTCCGAGAAGTGTATCGTATCGCCGTTCCTGAGTACCCCGGAAAGGTCACGGTGCCTGTGCTATGGgataagaagaagaaaacaatcgTAAACAACGAATCCAGTGAGATCATTCGAATGTTTAATAAAGAATTCAACGAGTTTTGTGCGACTGAAGAGCAGAAGAAACTAGATCTGTACCCAGCAGAATTACAAGAGAAAATCGAAGAGCTCAATGGGTGGATTTACCC GAACATCAACAATGGCGTCTACCGTGCTGGATTTGCAACATCACAGGAAGCTTACGATGTGGCAGTGAGAGATGTCTTTAGTGCTCTTGATAAG GTGGAAGGTATCCTCAGCAAATCACGTTATCTGACAGGTGACACTATCACAGAGGCTGATGTTCGCCTCTTTACCACCCTTGTTAGATTTGATATGGTCTATGTTGGTCATTTTAAG TGCAACAAGAAGCGTATTATTGACTATCCAAACATTTGGGGTTATCTAAGGGACCTTTATCAAACCAGTGGCATTGGAGAAACAGTTGATGCTGAACATATTCAAAAACATTATCAG